The genomic region GCATACGGGTGGAATCCGAGTTCCAGTAGAGCACGTCGAAAGCCGGCGGCGTTTCACCCAGCAGATAGTTTTGCACCCAATGGTTCCAGATCAGGCCATTGGACCGCAGGGTGCGAAACGACATCACCATGTCGTTGCCGTCGAGAAAGCCATGGTGCGCCATCAGATCATCGAGCGCATCCAGGCTGTTTTTATCGATAAACACGGCCATTTCGCCGGGTTCCGAGAAATCCACGAGCGTCGTCAGCATGGTCACATGCGCCACGGGCGACTGGCTCTTGCGATCCGGCTCGCGTTCAAGCCACGCCGCCAGCGCGGACACTAGCGTGCCGCCGATACAGTAGCCGGTGAGGTGCACCTGTTGAGCGCCGCAGATGTCGCGCGCCGCGTTAACCGACGCCAGCACGCCCTTAAGCATGTAGTCCTCGAAAGTCGTGTCGCGCATGTCGGCGCCGGGATTTTTCCAGCTAGTCACGAACACCGTAAAGCCCTGCCCCACCAGATGGCGCACCAGGCTATACCGCTGGTTGAGATCGAGGATGTAATACTTGTTGATCCAGGGTGCGACGATCACGATCGGAACGCTCTTCACCTTGTCCGTGGCGGGCGCGTACTGGATCAGCTCGACCAGTTCATTGCGGAAGACTACCGCGCCTGGCGTGGTCGCGAGATTGACGCCGACTTCGAAGGCGCTCTCGTCCACCATGCTGATCTTGCCGGCGGCGACGTCGCCCAGGAAATTGCGCCATCCGTCGAAGCAGCTTTTTCCACCGGTGTTGATGGCGCGCATGACGGCTTCGGGGTTCGTCCAGAAAAAATTGGTCGGCGCCATGCCGTTCAATAGTTCACTCGTCCAGAAGGCTGCCTTGCGTCTTGTTTTGTATGTCAGCTTCGGGGCTTTGTAGATTGCCTCCTCCATCCATTGCGAGTAGAGCAGATAGCCTTCCTTGAGCGTGCCAAGATAGAGGCTCTTGGTCCACAACGGGTGTTTGAAGCGCTCGTCGTAAGCCACCGGCGACACCAGGTCTTTGCCATTCTGCATCCCTGCCCTCCCCTGCCAGGTAGCGAGCGGCACGGAACGCGCACCGAGTCGTAACAACTCGTCTTGCAGCAGAAACGGATGCGCCCACCAGGCCTTTTGCACTTTCCCGCAGGCGGCGATGATTCCGAATGGGTCGAAAGGCTTGTACATGAGCAGTTCCCTCTAGTTGCTGGCGCGGATGCGAGTCCAAATACAACGGCGGGTTGCGATCGCGCAACAATGGAATAAGCCTGTACGATAGCCGTTACTGGCGTGTCGTGGCAACCCATTGTTGATCGCACGGTTGATCGTGCGCCTGAATCGAGTCAGGTCGCCTCTTCCAAACGCGCCAGGATGGCCTCTTTCAACGCTCGTTTCTGCACTTTCTGGCTGACGGTGCGCGGCAGTGACTCCAGGAAATGGATGCTGCGGGGTATTTTGTACTTGGCCAGATGCTGGCGGCAATGGGCAAGAATTTCGTCTTCCGTCGCTTGCTGGCCGGCTTTTATAACAATGGCCGCCGCCCCGACCTCGCCCCACTTCTCGTGGGGCACACCCACGACGGCGACCTCGGCAATCCCGGCATGACGAATCAAAACCGCTTCGACCTCTGCCGGGTAGACGTTCTCTCCGCCGCTGATATACATATCCTTCATGCGATCGACCACGTAGCAGTAGCCTTCCGCGTCGAATCTCGCGATATCGCCGGTGTGAAACCACCCGTCGCGGATCGACTGCTTTGACAGCTGCGGATTATTCCAGTAACCGTCGCACATGCTGGGCGTTCTCAAGATAAGCTCTCCCGCCACGTCCGGCGCGACGTCGTTGCCATGTTCATCGACAATGCGAGCCTCCATCGCGAAATTGGGATGACCTATCGACCCGATCTTCCGCTCCGCATCGTGTGCGTCCAGACAGAAGCAATTCACGCCGACCTCCGTCAGCCCGAAGCCTTGTTTGAGTAGCAGCCCGCGCGCGGTAAGCCGCTTTATCAGTGGCAATGGACACGGCGCGCCGCCGCTGATGATCCAGCGCAACGAACTCAGGTCCGCCGTTTCGAACAGCTTTGAGTCCGCCATCATCAGATACTGCGTGGGCACGGCAAAAAAAGCGGTGATCTTTTCCTGCTCGATGATCTTCAGAACTTCGTCCGGATTCCATTGACGCATGATGACCACGGTGGCGCCGAGCAGGATCGCGGGCGTGGTGTATACGTTCAACCCGCCCGTGTAGAACATCGGCGTGTGCACCAGCACCCGGTCGTTCCCGTTCAGGTCGCGCGTGGCGAAATTGATCGCATTGAAAAACTGCATGCGGTGCGGCAGCACCACGCCTTTGGGTTTGCCCGTGGTGCCGGAGGTATACAGCAACATCTGCGGCGCGTGCTGATCGACCGGAATGGGTTTACCACGCGTGGAGGATTGTTCTGTTAACAGGTTTTCCCAGTCGAGTTCGTCCTCGGCCAGGCTCCCTCGCAGCTTGATGATGCCCGAAAACTTTAAATCTGATCTCAGCGCCGCGACCGTTGCGGCAAACTCATCCGCGTAAACAAGCAGCGTGGGCGCGCAATCCTCGATGATAGGCACAAGATCCGCAGCCGGCAGCTTGTGGTTCAGCGGCACGAAGATGGCGCCCAGTTTGGTGGCGGCGATGAGCGTAAACAGTATTTCGACCGAGCTCGGTGCGATGATCGCGATGCGGTCGCCGGGTCGCAGCCCTAAGGCTTCAAACGCGTTCGCCGCGCGATTTGCCCATTCGTTGAACTCACGATAGGTAAAACGCCGCCCGCTGTCGGTTTCGACCAGCGCCACCTTGTCCGGCGTAAACATGGCATGTTTCGCGACCCAGTCGTACACCTTGTTCATTTCGAGATTTTGAATCTGCGTGCGGGATGGCATCGAGGGTCTCCAGGTCTATTGCCGCTGGGTATTATGGAGTGGGCGGTGCGCGTATGGGAGACGGCGCGTCGATAGGGTGACAAATCGTAGATTGCCGATCCTTCGGCGATAGCACGTCGGCAAAGAGTTGCCAAGCTACAGATGATACCCCTGCGCCCGCCAGACGGTTACGCTTTGCGTCTGACGCCAGTTTCTTGCGCCCCCACCGATCGCGCCGCTTGTCGTGCGGCCGGGGCGACACCGCGGTTTGCCGGTAGCAGCGGCTCGGCCTTGTGGATGGCGGCACCTTGCACGTATTGCACGCCGATCTCCCGCACGATATTCAGCAAGTGGTCATTCTCGACATACTCGGCCACGGTGTCCGCGCCCATCACCCGCGCGATGCGGCAAATAGAGTCCACCACGGCGTAATCCACCGGATCGTCCGCCATGCCCCTGATAAACGCCCCATCGATCTTGAGCATGTCAACCGGCAGGCCTTTCAGATGACTGAACGAGGAAAGACCGCTGCCGAAATCATCCAGCGCGAACGCGCAACCCTTCGTCTTGATGGCGTCTACAAAGCGCATGGCCTGGTCAAAATTGGTGATCGCGGCGGTTTCCGTAAGCTCGAAACAGATGCTCTCGGGCGGTAGCGCAAAGCGCTCGAACTGTTCCCTGATAAAATCTAGAAAGCGCATGTCGCCGATGCTGATGCCAGAAACATTGATGGACCACAATGGTAGCGGTGTACCATGATCCTCGATGCGCGTGGTTTGTTGGCGCAAGTGCTCGAACACGGTTTTGATGACCCAGCAATCGATAGCCGTGATCGCGCTATAGCGTTCGGCCGCCAGAATAAAGTCCAGCGGGCTTATGATCCCGCCGTGCGTGTCGCGCATGCGCAGCAGCACCTCAAAGCGTTCGCCGCCGACATGGTGAGCGGGGTCGAGTGGCGCGATCCGCTGAAAAAACAGGCAAAAACGGTCTTCATCCATGGCGCTGTGAACGTCGGAGACCCAGTCCATCGCGCGCTTGCGGCTCAACACGTCAACATCGTCGCGTTGGAATAGCTGTACGCGATCACCACCCTTTTCCTTGGCTAGATAGCAGGCGGAATCCGCGGCGCACAGCATGTTCTTCAGCCCGCGGCTTTGCGCCGTGACCGGCACCAGCCCGATGCTGACACCCACGCTGAGCAATCCGCGCGGCGAGCTGTAGCGATAATCCTCGACTGCTTGTAACAACGACTCGGCGAATGCCCGTGCCTCCTCCAGGGAGCGGCGCTCCAGCAGCGCGCCAAACTCGTCCCCGCCCAGCCGAGCGAGGGTATCGCACTTGTTCATCCTGCTCAGCAACAGGCTGGAGATCTGGCGCAAGAACTCGTCGCCGGCCAGATGCCCGCAACGATCGTTCACGAGCTTGAAATGGTCGAGATCGAGAAACAGCAGAGCGTGCTGCTCGCCGGTCGCCTTGGCGCTCGCCAGCAGGTGCTCGGCCTTGCGTTCGAACTCGCGCCGATTCAGCAGAGCGGTAAGCGCATCATGGCCGGCCTGATGCGCAAGCTCGCGGACCAGCGTCCGTGTCGCGGTAACATCACGAAAAATAACCAGCGCGCCGTCCTTTACGCCGCCCGTGGCGCGGATAGGCGCGACCGAGGCATCGATTGGGTATTGCGCGCCTAGCGAGGACATCAACATGATATTGTCAGGCAGGCTCGCCGTATCGCCGGTTGCCGCAACTTCAGCCAGCGGTATTTCCACGGCTCTGCGAGTCTCTTCATAGAAGATATTGCATACAGTCGTGAACGGCAGGCCCTTGGCCTCGATTTTGCTCCAGCCGGTAAGCTGTGCCGCCATGCGGTTGAGAAAGATGACGTCGCCCCGCTTATCGATCGCTATGACCGCATCACCAATCGCTTCCAGGGTGACATCGGCCAGTTCCTTTTCATGGAAAAGCGCTTCCTGGATTTCTCTGCGCTCGGTGACATCGTTCATAATGCAGATGAACGACGGACCCTGCTCCGTGCGGCAAAGCTGTACGCGCACGTCCACCGGGTAGCGGGTGCCGTTCTTGCGCTGATGGACGGTTTCCAGAACCACTACCGCGTTGCGGCCGGACCGCAGCGGCTCAAGCAGTCTGGCGTATTCCCGCACGGTAAATTCGGGTTTGACGTCCGCTACAGTGAGCCGTTTGAGCTCCTCCAGCGAATACTGCAGGTTGCGGCATGCGCCCGCGTTGGCGTAAGTGAACCGCAAAGTGTTCGCATCGAAGATATAGATTTCGTTGAAGGACTGATCCAGAATCATTCCTACGCGCGCCGCCCGCGCCCGCTCGGCTCTTGCGGCTCCGAAAAGGGAAGTTAAAGACTTCATGGGTCTTGTGCACCCCGCGTCACATTTTCATGAACTGATGCTCACGCGACGATACTCCTGTGACAAGACTTAAGCGAAAGGTATTCCCCGTAATTTACGTGGCGCCTGGACGCCTCCGGGTCAGCGAGAACCATGTCACGCAGGAGCCTGATTTCACGCCTCACATTGACCACATTCTGCCGCGGATGTCTGTACGGTATCGCACATAAGCATTATATCGCGCGTGTATCTTGAATCCCATCGTTATAGTCGACCGGGCAGGACTGGAGCGTCGTGACCCCGATTTCAATTTCCGCCAGGCCGGAATAAAGAGCACTCATAGTCGCGAGCAGCGAATATGACCGATTCCCACGAAATCGCCGAAATTGTCGCACGCGCCTTGGCCGAAGATGTCGGCACGGGCGATCTTTCCGCCGCGCTGATTCCGGCTGATGCAACCGCAAACGCTCGCGTTATCAGTCGGGAGCCTGCCGTCATCTGCGGGATGGCCTGGGTCGAAGAAGTGTTCCGGCAACTGGATGCGCGCGTGACGATTGCCTGGAAAATACTGGAAGGTCAAAAGGTCGCGGCCGATCACGAGATCTGCGCACTGCGTGGACCCACGCGCGCGCTGCTGACCGGCGAGCGCACAGCGCTGAATTTCCTGCAGTCCTTGTCGGCGACGGCGACGGCCGCAAACCGCTACGTGCAAGCCATCGAAGGCACCGGCGCCGTAATTCTCGACACTCGCAAGACCCTGCCCGGACTGCGCGCCGCGCAAAAATACGCCGTCGCTCGTGGGGGCGGCAGAAATCATCGCATGGGTTTGTTCGACGCTATCCTGATAAAGGAAAACCACATCGCGGCCGCCGGTTCGTTGCAGGCGGTGGTGCGCGCCGCGCGTGCCCGGCACGCGCACGTCCGCGTTGAGGTCGAAGTCGAAACCCTCGCGCAGATCGAAGACGCTTTAGCCGCCGGCGCGGACATGATTCTGCTCGATAATTTTTCGCTGAAAGAACTACGCCTGGCCGTGAAGCTCACCGCTCACCGCGCGCCCTTGGAGGCGTCCGGCGGCGTAAACCTGGAAACCGTGCGCGCTATCGCGGAATCCGGCGTCGATTACATCTCGGTGGGAGCACTGACGAAAGACATCGCGGCTGTGGACCTGTCGATGCGCGTTGAGATTAATGAGGCTTCGACATAGTGGGCAAAGGCGTTGACGGCGACATTTTCAGAAGCTCGTTAACGGTCGGGCAAAGCGGTTCTCGCGATAACGATTCGCCAGCCGCCGTAGACGATCAAGGCGGATTCTCCGGCAGTCTCGCCACAATCCGCGCCCAATCGATGCTGATCATGGGCACGGCATTCGAGGTCAGAGTGCCTTCAAACTCAGAAATGGCCGGGCGACTGTAACCGCCATTCGCCCACGAATACACCGTCACGATGCGATCCGCGGGATGCACCAGCCAGTATTCCTTCACCCCGTGGCGCTCGTAAGCCGCGAGTTTGACGGTCTGATCGTGCGCGGCGGTCGAGGGCGAGAGCACCTCGATTACGATGTCCGGTGCGCCGCGGCAACCGTATGTATCGAGCTTGTCCGGATCGCACACCACGACAATGTCGGGCTGTACGGCGGTGAGAACATCGTCGTCCGACTCAATGCCGTCCGGGAGGCGCACGTCGAAGGGAGCGACGTTCACCTCGCACGGTGAATCCTCCAATGCGCCGGCGATCTGACGCGCCATTTCAAGCATCACACGCTGGTGTATCCGCACAGGCGGCGCCATGGCGTAGGCCATGCCGTCGATCAACTCATAGCGCACGTCTTCCGGCCAGGTTCGGTATTCGCGGTACGTATGGCGTTGCGCATCACGCAGCGGCAGTCCCATGGTCACCTCACTTGCGTCATTTTGGTTAGCATAGCATGGCCCGTTTAGCCAACTCGACGTCGCGGGACTCACGGGCGGCGACCCGTGACACCCATGAGGAATGATCAGATGAGTACAAGGCTACATCGTGGCATCTCGACGGCCGTGCTGCTCGCGGCAACGATTGCCTGCGTCGCCTGCGGGGGCGGCGGTAACGGACAAAGTACAGTTGGCGGAGGCAGCGGGAATCCCGGTCAGGTCGAAGTGCGCCTGCAACGCGCCTATCCCAATCTCATCTTCGAT from Gammaproteobacteria bacterium harbors:
- a CDS encoding alpha/beta fold hydrolase, which produces MYKPFDPFGIIAACGKVQKAWWAHPFLLQDELLRLGARSVPLATWQGRAGMQNGKDLVSPVAYDERFKHPLWTKSLYLGTLKEGYLLYSQWMEEAIYKAPKLTYKTRRKAAFWTSELLNGMAPTNFFWTNPEAVMRAINTGGKSCFDGWRNFLGDVAAGKISMVDESAFEVGVNLATTPGAVVFRNELVELIQYAPATDKVKSVPIVIVAPWINKYYILDLNQRYSLVRHLVGQGFTVFVTSWKNPGADMRDTTFEDYMLKGVLASVNAARDICGAQQVHLTGYCIGGTLVSALAAWLEREPDRKSQSPVAHVTMLTTLVDFSEPGEMAVFIDKNSLDALDDLMAHHGFLDGNDMVMSFRTLRSNGLIWNHWVQNYLLGETPPAFDVLYWNSDSTRM
- a CDS encoding long-chain fatty acid--CoA ligase; the encoded protein is MPSRTQIQNLEMNKVYDWVAKHAMFTPDKVALVETDSGRRFTYREFNEWANRAANAFEALGLRPGDRIAIIAPSSVEILFTLIAATKLGAIFVPLNHKLPAADLVPIIEDCAPTLLVYADEFAATVAALRSDLKFSGIIKLRGSLAEDELDWENLLTEQSSTRGKPIPVDQHAPQMLLYTSGTTGKPKGVVLPHRMQFFNAINFATRDLNGNDRVLVHTPMFYTGGLNVYTTPAILLGATVVIMRQWNPDEVLKIIEQEKITAFFAVPTQYLMMADSKLFETADLSSLRWIISGGAPCPLPLIKRLTARGLLLKQGFGLTEVGVNCFCLDAHDAERKIGSIGHPNFAMEARIVDEHGNDVAPDVAGELILRTPSMCDGYWNNPQLSKQSIRDGWFHTGDIARFDAEGYCYVVDRMKDMYISGGENVYPAEVEAVLIRHAGIAEVAVVGVPHEKWGEVGAAAIVIKAGQQATEDEILAHCRQHLAKYKIPRSIHFLESLPRTVSQKVQKRALKEAILARLEEAT
- a CDS encoding EAL domain-containing protein is translated as MILDQSFNEIYIFDANTLRFTYANAGACRNLQYSLEELKRLTVADVKPEFTVREYARLLEPLRSGRNAVVVLETVHQRKNGTRYPVDVRVQLCRTEQGPSFICIMNDVTERREIQEALFHEKELADVTLEAIGDAVIAIDKRGDVIFLNRMAAQLTGWSKIEAKGLPFTTVCNIFYEETRRAVEIPLAEVAATGDTASLPDNIMLMSSLGAQYPIDASVAPIRATGGVKDGALVIFRDVTATRTLVRELAHQAGHDALTALLNRREFERKAEHLLASAKATGEQHALLFLDLDHFKLVNDRCGHLAGDEFLRQISSLLLSRMNKCDTLARLGGDEFGALLERRSLEEARAFAESLLQAVEDYRYSSPRGLLSVGVSIGLVPVTAQSRGLKNMLCAADSACYLAKEKGGDRVQLFQRDDVDVLSRKRAMDWVSDVHSAMDEDRFCLFFQRIAPLDPAHHVGGERFEVLLRMRDTHGGIISPLDFILAAERYSAITAIDCWVIKTVFEHLRQQTTRIEDHGTPLPLWSINVSGISIGDMRFLDFIREQFERFALPPESICFELTETAAITNFDQAMRFVDAIKTKGCAFALDDFGSGLSSFSHLKGLPVDMLKIDGAFIRGMADDPVDYAVVDSICRIARVMGADTVAEYVENDHLLNIVREIGVQYVQGAAIHKAEPLLPANRGVAPAARQAARSVGAQETGVRRKA
- the nadC gene encoding carboxylating nicotinate-nucleotide diphosphorylase; amino-acid sequence: MTDSHEIAEIVARALAEDVGTGDLSAALIPADATANARVISREPAVICGMAWVEEVFRQLDARVTIAWKILEGQKVAADHEICALRGPTRALLTGERTALNFLQSLSATATAANRYVQAIEGTGAVILDTRKTLPGLRAAQKYAVARGGGRNHRMGLFDAILIKENHIAAAGSLQAVVRAARARHAHVRVEVEVETLAQIEDALAAGADMILLDNFSLKELRLAVKLTAHRAPLEASGGVNLETVRAIAESGVDYISVGALTKDIAAVDLSMRVEINEAST
- a CDS encoding Uma2 family endonuclease codes for the protein MGLPLRDAQRHTYREYRTWPEDVRYELIDGMAYAMAPPVRIHQRVMLEMARQIAGALEDSPCEVNVAPFDVRLPDGIESDDDVLTAVQPDIVVVCDPDKLDTYGCRGAPDIVIEVLSPSTAAHDQTVKLAAYERHGVKEYWLVHPADRIVTVYSWANGGYSRPAISEFEGTLTSNAVPMISIDWARIVARLPENPP